The following are encoded together in the Perca fluviatilis chromosome 23, GENO_Pfluv_1.0, whole genome shotgun sequence genome:
- the LOC120553071 gene encoding interleukin-1 beta-like yields MESKMTCNVSNMWSPKLPKGLDFEISHHPLTMKHVVNLIVAMERFKGSRSTSALSTEFTDANLINFMLENLVEEKMVCVCESTPQQQIIRQNEYTYSVTDSEKRSLVLVRNSMELHAVTLQGGADTTKVHLSMATYLHPASSVTGITVALGIKESPNLYLSCRKDGAEPTLHLEVVEADRLWRISSDSDMVRFLFYRQTTGVNISTLMSVAFPNWYISTAAQNNKPVEMCLESASRHRMFNIREI; encoded by the exons ATGGAATCCAAAATGACATGCAACGTGAGCAACATGTGGAGCCCCAAGTTACCCAAGGGACTGGACTTTGAGATTTCCCATCATCCACTGACCATGAAGCACGTGGTCAACCTCATCGTCGCCATGGAGAGGTTTAAGGGCAGCAGATCAACTTCGGCGCTGAGCACCGAATTCACAGATGCAAACCTGATCAACTTCATGCTAGAGAACTTAGTGGAAG AGAAaatggtgtgcgtgtgtgagtcaACTCCACAACAACAGATCATCAGGCAAAATGAGTACACGTACAGCGTGACTGACAGCGAGAAGAGGAGCTTAGTTCTGGTCCGAAACAGCATGGAGCTCCACGCAGTGACGCTGCAAGGAGGTGCTGACACCACAAAAG TTCACCTCAGCATGGCGACTTACTTGCACCCTGCATCCAGCGTTACGGGCATAACTGTGGCTCTGGGCATTAAGGAATCACCAAATCTTTACCTGTCTTGCCGCAAGGATGGTGCCGAGCCAACCTTGCATCTTGAG GTTGTGGAGGCAGACCGTCTGTGGAGGATCAGCTCGGACAGCGACATGGTGCGATTTCTCTTCTACAGACAGACCACCGGGGTGAACATCAGCACCCTCATGTCTGTTGCCTTCCCCAACTGGTACATCAGCACAGCAGCGCAAAACAACAAGCCAGTGGAAATGTGCTTGGAGTCCGCCAGTCGCCACCGAATGTTCAACATCCGTGAGATTTAA
- the zmp:0000000711 gene encoding tubby-related protein 3 isoform X1 translates to MDTIKNGGSQPVYSRWSYRPSSSASFSSNSTASGIEDDSASLMQQKLEKQRALLEQKQRRKRQEPLMVQPNTETRPRRSRTRRGEEQAPLVESLVTITNDVIMDGIDGPAAFLGSEAPHLGMKILSVSQSQPQSQFQSQPLSQHQSPIAEEPERDGDTETLLEPKTDIHELLQKQGLSGSMNFDEASEHEDDVEEERTRSLSPNADTTRPSSAASGKDIPEVAPPGSPTAEGSLIDVANLEEFVLRPAPRGVTVKCRITRDKKGMDRGLYPTYFMHMEREDGKRVFLLAGRKRKKSKTSNYLISVDATDLSREGESFIGKLRSNLMGTKFTVYDNGTNPCKNPGTLLEESNTRQEVAAICYETNVLGFKGPRKMTVIIPGMNMNFERVPVRPQNEQESLLSRWQNHSLDNLIELHNKAPVWNDDTQSYVLNFHGRVTQASVKNFQIVHDNDPDYIVMQFGRVAEDIFTLDYNYPMCALQAFAIGLSSFDSKLACE, encoded by the exons TGGCATCGAAGATGACAGTGCCAGTCTTATGCAACAGAAGCTGGAAAAACAG AGGGCACTACTGGAGCAGAAGCAGCGGAGGAAGCGCCAGGAGCCTCTGATGGTCCAGCCCAACACCGAGACTCGGCCCCGGCGCTCCAGGACGCGGCGTGGTGAGGAGCAGGCCCCTCTGGTAGAGTCTCTAGTAACTATCACCAACGATGTCATCATGGATG GTATCGATGGCCCAGCAGCTTTTTTGGGCTCAGAAGCCCCTCATCTGGGGATGAAAATCCTGTCCGTGAGCCAGTCTCAGCCCCAGTCTCAGTTCCAGTCACAGCCTCTGTCTCAGCACCAGTCCCCTATCGCTGAGGAGCctgagagagatggagacacTGAGACGCTGCTAGAGCCCAAGACAGATATCCATGAACTACTGCAGAAACAAG GTCTGTCTGGCAGTATGAACTTCGATGAAGCCAGCGAGCATGAGGACGATGTGGAGGAAGAACGGACACGTTCTCTGTCTCCTAACGCAGACaccaccagaccttcctctgccgCCAGTGGCAAGGACATTCCA GAGGTGGCACCCCCCGGATCACCCACAGCAGAGGGCTCACTAATTGATGTGGCCAATCTAGAGGAGTTTGTTTTGCGTCCGGCTCCACGTGGCGTCACTGTTAAATGTCGAATCACCCGGGACAAGAAGGGCATGGACCGCGGCCTCTACCCCACCTACTTCATGCACATGGAGAGAGAGGATGGCAAGCGA GTGTTTTTGCTGgcaggaagaaagagaaagaagagtaaGACCTCCAACTACCTTATTTCAGTGGATGCCACTGATCTGTCgcgagagggagagagcttCATAGGTAAACTGAG GTCCAACCTCATGGGCACCAAATTCACAGTGTATGACAACGGCACCAATCCCTGCAAAAACCCCGGGACACTGCTGGAAGAGAGCAACACACGACAGGAAGTGGCTGCCATCTGCTAC GAGACCAACGTGCTGGGATTCAAAGGACCACGTAAGATGACTGTAATCATCCCGGGCATGAACATGAACTTTGAAAGAGTCCCTGTAAGGCCTCAAAAT GAGCAGGAGAGCCTCCTGAGCAGGTGGCAGAATCACTCACTGGACAACCTGATTGAGTTGCACAATAAGGCCCCCGTTTGGAACGATGACACCCAGTCCTATGTGCTAAACTTCCATGGCCGCGTTACTCAGGCTTCAGTCAAAAACTTTCAAATAGTTCACGATAACGACC CTGACTACATCGTCATGCAGTTTGGCAGAGTGGCTGAAGACATCTTCACTCTGGACTACAACTACCCCATGTGTGCTCTGCAGGCTTTTGCCATTGGCCTGTCGAGCTTTGACAGCAAGTTGGCCTGTGAATGA
- the zmp:0000000711 gene encoding tubby-related protein 3 isoform X2, whose product MSYYSIRPSSSASFSSNSTASGIEDDSASLMQQKLEKQRALLEQKQRRKRQEPLMVQPNTETRPRRSRTRRGEEQAPLVESLVTITNDVIMDGIDGPAAFLGSEAPHLGMKILSVSQSQPQSQFQSQPLSQHQSPIAEEPERDGDTETLLEPKTDIHELLQKQGLSGSMNFDEASEHEDDVEEERTRSLSPNADTTRPSSAASGKDIPEVAPPGSPTAEGSLIDVANLEEFVLRPAPRGVTVKCRITRDKKGMDRGLYPTYFMHMEREDGKRVFLLAGRKRKKSKTSNYLISVDATDLSREGESFIGKLRSNLMGTKFTVYDNGTNPCKNPGTLLEESNTRQEVAAICYETNVLGFKGPRKMTVIIPGMNMNFERVPVRPQNEQESLLSRWQNHSLDNLIELHNKAPVWNDDTQSYVLNFHGRVTQASVKNFQIVHDNDPDYIVMQFGRVAEDIFTLDYNYPMCALQAFAIGLSSFDSKLACE is encoded by the exons TGGCATCGAAGATGACAGTGCCAGTCTTATGCAACAGAAGCTGGAAAAACAG AGGGCACTACTGGAGCAGAAGCAGCGGAGGAAGCGCCAGGAGCCTCTGATGGTCCAGCCCAACACCGAGACTCGGCCCCGGCGCTCCAGGACGCGGCGTGGTGAGGAGCAGGCCCCTCTGGTAGAGTCTCTAGTAACTATCACCAACGATGTCATCATGGATG GTATCGATGGCCCAGCAGCTTTTTTGGGCTCAGAAGCCCCTCATCTGGGGATGAAAATCCTGTCCGTGAGCCAGTCTCAGCCCCAGTCTCAGTTCCAGTCACAGCCTCTGTCTCAGCACCAGTCCCCTATCGCTGAGGAGCctgagagagatggagacacTGAGACGCTGCTAGAGCCCAAGACAGATATCCATGAACTACTGCAGAAACAAG GTCTGTCTGGCAGTATGAACTTCGATGAAGCCAGCGAGCATGAGGACGATGTGGAGGAAGAACGGACACGTTCTCTGTCTCCTAACGCAGACaccaccagaccttcctctgccgCCAGTGGCAAGGACATTCCA GAGGTGGCACCCCCCGGATCACCCACAGCAGAGGGCTCACTAATTGATGTGGCCAATCTAGAGGAGTTTGTTTTGCGTCCGGCTCCACGTGGCGTCACTGTTAAATGTCGAATCACCCGGGACAAGAAGGGCATGGACCGCGGCCTCTACCCCACCTACTTCATGCACATGGAGAGAGAGGATGGCAAGCGA GTGTTTTTGCTGgcaggaagaaagagaaagaagagtaaGACCTCCAACTACCTTATTTCAGTGGATGCCACTGATCTGTCgcgagagggagagagcttCATAGGTAAACTGAG GTCCAACCTCATGGGCACCAAATTCACAGTGTATGACAACGGCACCAATCCCTGCAAAAACCCCGGGACACTGCTGGAAGAGAGCAACACACGACAGGAAGTGGCTGCCATCTGCTAC GAGACCAACGTGCTGGGATTCAAAGGACCACGTAAGATGACTGTAATCATCCCGGGCATGAACATGAACTTTGAAAGAGTCCCTGTAAGGCCTCAAAAT GAGCAGGAGAGCCTCCTGAGCAGGTGGCAGAATCACTCACTGGACAACCTGATTGAGTTGCACAATAAGGCCCCCGTTTGGAACGATGACACCCAGTCCTATGTGCTAAACTTCCATGGCCGCGTTACTCAGGCTTCAGTCAAAAACTTTCAAATAGTTCACGATAACGACC CTGACTACATCGTCATGCAGTTTGGCAGAGTGGCTGAAGACATCTTCACTCTGGACTACAACTACCCCATGTGTGCTCTGCAGGCTTTTGCCATTGGCCTGTCGAGCTTTGACAGCAAGTTGGCCTGTGAATGA
- the LOC120553783 gene encoding tripartite motif-containing protein 35-like, translating into MAGRLSLPEVDLSCSICCEIFRDPVVLKCSHSFCAPCLQQYWTHGGLSRDCPLCRTQSVDDPVPSLTLKNLCEAYIQESEGLDDTAGELYCDPGEMCPLHGERLKLFCMPDKEAICVVCHTSRKHKQHECCPVSEAVVDVKEKMKSALSSLHEKRDAFDKMKKNYEDTVEYIQVQARFVARRTREEFEKLHSFLDAEEEARMEALRGEEEQKSRALMQKIEEITRNMASVSESIRDLEEGIALEGISVLHKCKKTLTRASSPIEDPVMAPGALLDVAKYLGSLNFHVWEKMHKTVKLTPVTLDPNTAAPWLVLSDDLTSVCDSDEKQKLPDNPERFDPDTGVLGRESFTSGKHAWDVNVGDNTAWVVGVAKESVQRKEKVSSVLKNGYLSVYFYHKMYFAGTSPLTRLNLKRNPQRIRVQLDCDKGRVSFYDPHDNTHIYTFKHAITEKVFPYFWVGCQQCPLTVEPLEVSVKAVEYL; encoded by the exons ATGGCAGGCAGGCTCTCGCTCCCAGAGGTGGACCTCTCCTGTTCCATATGCTGCGAAATCTTCAGGGACCCAGTGGTCCTCAAGTGCAGCCACAGCTTCTGTGCACCCTGTCTGCAGCAGTACTGGACTCATGGTGGACTGAGCCGTGACTGCCCTCTGTGCAGAACCCAGAGCGTGGATGACCCTGTGCCTAGTCTCACCCTGAAGAACCTGTGTGAGGCTTACATCCAGGAGAGTGAGGGTCTGGATGACACGGCGGGAGAGCTGTACTGTGATCCAGGGGAAATGTGCCCTCTTCACGGGGAGAGGCTTAAGCTTTTTTGCATGCCAGACAAGGAGGCTATCTGTGTGGTCTGCCACACCTCAAGGAAACACAAACAGCACGAATGCTGCCCTGTCAGCGAGGCTGTCGTAGATGTGAAG GAGAAAATGAAGTCTGCCCTCAGCTCATTGCACGAGAAGAGGGATGCTTTtgacaaaatgaagaaaaactatGAAGATACTGTGGAATACATTCAG gtCCAGGCTCGATTTGTGGCGAGACGGACCCGAGAGGAGTTTGAAAAGCTCCACAGCTTCCTTGACGCCGAGGAGGAAGCCAGGATGGAGGCGCTGAGGGGGGAGGAAGAGCAGAAGAGTCGAGCGTTGATGCAGAAAATTGAAGAAATTACCAGAAATATGGCATCTGTGTCTGAATCCATCAGAGATTTAGAGGAGGGGATAGCTTTAGAGGGCATCTCTGTCCTTCAT aaatgcAAGAAGACATTGACAAg AGCTAGCAGCCCAATCGAAGATCCAGTCATGGCTCCAGGAGCACTCCTGGATGTGGCCAAATATCTGGGTTCTCTGAACTTCCATGTGTGGGAGAAGATGCATAAAACTGTCAAACTCA CCCCAGTGACTCTGGACCCCAACACCGCTGCCCCGTGGCTCGTCCTGTCAGACGACCTCACCAGCGTCTGTGACAGCGATGAGAAGCAGAAGCTGCCCGACAACCCGGAGAGGTTCGACCCCGACACCGGCGTACTGGGCCGCGAGAGCTTCACCTCAGGCAAGCATGCCTGGGACGTCAATGTGGGAGATAATACGGCGTGGGTTGTCGGCGTGGCTAAAGAATCTGtccagaggaaagagaaagtgtCTTCAGTGCTGAAGAACGGCTACCTGAGTGTGTACTTTTACCACAAGATGTACTTTGCGGGTACTTCTCCTTTAACAAGGCTGAACTTGAAGAGGAACCCACAGAGGATCAGAGTGCAGCTGGACTGTGACAAGGGCAGGGTGTCGTTCTACGACCCACACGACAACACGCACATCTACACCTTCAAGCACGCCATCACGGAGAAAGTCTTCCCTTACTTCTGGGTCGGTTGTCAGCAGTGTCCCTTGACGGTGGAACCGCTGGAGGTTTCTGTGAAAGCGgttgaatatttgtga
- the zmp:0000000711 gene encoding tubby-related protein 3 isoform X3, whose product MERRALLEQKQRRKRQEPLMVQPNTETRPRRSRTRRGEEQAPLVESLVTITNDVIMDGIDGPAAFLGSEAPHLGMKILSVSQSQPQSQFQSQPLSQHQSPIAEEPERDGDTETLLEPKTDIHELLQKQGLSGSMNFDEASEHEDDVEEERTRSLSPNADTTRPSSAASGKDIPEVAPPGSPTAEGSLIDVANLEEFVLRPAPRGVTVKCRITRDKKGMDRGLYPTYFMHMEREDGKRVFLLAGRKRKKSKTSNYLISVDATDLSREGESFIGKLRSNLMGTKFTVYDNGTNPCKNPGTLLEESNTRQEVAAICYETNVLGFKGPRKMTVIIPGMNMNFERVPVRPQNEQESLLSRWQNHSLDNLIELHNKAPVWNDDTQSYVLNFHGRVTQASVKNFQIVHDNDPDYIVMQFGRVAEDIFTLDYNYPMCALQAFAIGLSSFDSKLACE is encoded by the exons ATGGAACGG AGGGCACTACTGGAGCAGAAGCAGCGGAGGAAGCGCCAGGAGCCTCTGATGGTCCAGCCCAACACCGAGACTCGGCCCCGGCGCTCCAGGACGCGGCGTGGTGAGGAGCAGGCCCCTCTGGTAGAGTCTCTAGTAACTATCACCAACGATGTCATCATGGATG GTATCGATGGCCCAGCAGCTTTTTTGGGCTCAGAAGCCCCTCATCTGGGGATGAAAATCCTGTCCGTGAGCCAGTCTCAGCCCCAGTCTCAGTTCCAGTCACAGCCTCTGTCTCAGCACCAGTCCCCTATCGCTGAGGAGCctgagagagatggagacacTGAGACGCTGCTAGAGCCCAAGACAGATATCCATGAACTACTGCAGAAACAAG GTCTGTCTGGCAGTATGAACTTCGATGAAGCCAGCGAGCATGAGGACGATGTGGAGGAAGAACGGACACGTTCTCTGTCTCCTAACGCAGACaccaccagaccttcctctgccgCCAGTGGCAAGGACATTCCA GAGGTGGCACCCCCCGGATCACCCACAGCAGAGGGCTCACTAATTGATGTGGCCAATCTAGAGGAGTTTGTTTTGCGTCCGGCTCCACGTGGCGTCACTGTTAAATGTCGAATCACCCGGGACAAGAAGGGCATGGACCGCGGCCTCTACCCCACCTACTTCATGCACATGGAGAGAGAGGATGGCAAGCGA GTGTTTTTGCTGgcaggaagaaagagaaagaagagtaaGACCTCCAACTACCTTATTTCAGTGGATGCCACTGATCTGTCgcgagagggagagagcttCATAGGTAAACTGAG GTCCAACCTCATGGGCACCAAATTCACAGTGTATGACAACGGCACCAATCCCTGCAAAAACCCCGGGACACTGCTGGAAGAGAGCAACACACGACAGGAAGTGGCTGCCATCTGCTAC GAGACCAACGTGCTGGGATTCAAAGGACCACGTAAGATGACTGTAATCATCCCGGGCATGAACATGAACTTTGAAAGAGTCCCTGTAAGGCCTCAAAAT GAGCAGGAGAGCCTCCTGAGCAGGTGGCAGAATCACTCACTGGACAACCTGATTGAGTTGCACAATAAGGCCCCCGTTTGGAACGATGACACCCAGTCCTATGTGCTAAACTTCCATGGCCGCGTTACTCAGGCTTCAGTCAAAAACTTTCAAATAGTTCACGATAACGACC CTGACTACATCGTCATGCAGTTTGGCAGAGTGGCTGAAGACATCTTCACTCTGGACTACAACTACCCCATGTGTGCTCTGCAGGCTTTTGCCATTGGCCTGTCGAGCTTTGACAGCAAGTTGGCCTGTGAATGA
- the LOC120553300 gene encoding protein mono-ADP-ribosyltransferase TIPARP-like isoform X2 produces the protein MPNKRTKRKLADSEPPSKSSKVTFLSPSLILLEIPADTNTSLPVWEAMRSQQVDIAWTVNPYSISVHLTPVSSTQGKITTSRKSESTSSVAQTIVPSTRILQPQMVIQFITQQHGATQNSCVLLTLSQNGTHLLPSPPGQPLKIPPNPTPATAVIVSLPLIITQQQPPHQPGTSTKRQILPATQSPTATPTKQRAPSKVPVPSLFHTRSSPDIQVCDRFLLGLCSAGKRCKMHHTPYPFHWQLWCVTTHQWIDIPSRSQVLLERNYCNVDQKLIYFKDGTGIQPVSTEPVGDPPGENFSVDPLQEFSSWYPPVWCLASEQDYSLVDLPAGTQAYRSIENLFNESLPETKVDIISIEQIQNLLHWDKYQRQKAYMQKQHTNSKEPLERHLFHGTTKEPSEDICHNNFDPRMAGVHGTSQGFGSYFATTASFSHKYTAREGPDKVRHMFLAKVLVGKTCLGRFNYRRPPLNSKMRQFYLYDSCVDNMDKPTMFVVFDSCQCYPYYLIKYKDLPQEIDI, from the exons ATGCCTAACAAAAGAACAAAGAGAAAGTTGGCAGACTCAGAGCCGCCGTCCAAATCGTCCAAAGTCACCTTCCTGAGCCCATCTCTTATCCTGCTGGAAATCCCCGCTGACACCAACACCAGCCTCCCAGTGTGGGAGGCCATGAGATCCCAGCAGGTTGACATCGCCTGGACCGTTAACCCTTACAGCATCAGTGTTCACTTAACCCCTGTGAGCTCTACGCAAGGGAAGATTACAACTTCCAGAAAAAGTGAAAGCACATCCAGTGTGGCGCAGACCATAGTGCCTTCCACCAGGATCCTGCAACCTCAGATGGTCATCCAGTTCATCACTCAGCAGCATGGCGCCACTCAGAACTCCTGTGTCCTGCTCACCCTTTCCCAAAACGGCACCCATTTGCTGCCGAGCCCACCAGGTCAACCACTGAAAATACCTCCAAACCCTACACCAGCCACTGCCGTCATCGTTTCCCTGCCTCTCATCATCACCCAACAACAGCCTCCCCATCAGCCTGGCACCTCTACCAAGAGACAGATCCTACCCGCCACCCAGAGCCCAACAGCCACTCCCACCAAGCAGCGAGCCCCGTCCAAAGTGCCTGTCCCCTCTCTGTTTCACACGAGGAGCTCCCCTGACATCCAGGTCTGTGACAGATTCCTCCTGGGTTTGTGTAGCGCAGGGAAAAGGTGTAAGATGCACCACACTCCCTACCCGTTTCACTGGCAGCTGTGGTGTGTGACCACCCACCAGTGGATCGACATCCCCTCTCGCTCTCAGGTCTTACTGGAGAGGAACTACTGCAATGTCGACCAAAAGCTCATTTACTTCAAGGATGG GACAGGAATCCAGCCTGTCTCCACCGAGCCTGTCGGTGATCCTCCAGGTGAAAACTTCAGCGTGGACCCTCTGCAGGAGTTCAGCTCCTGGTATCCTCCAGTGTGGTGTCTGGCCTCGGAGCAGGACTACAGCCTAGTGGACCTTCCGGCTGGCACACAGGCCTACCGGAGTATTGAAAACCTCTTCAATGAGAGTCTGCCTGAGACCAAGGTGGACATCATCAGCATCGAGCAGATCCAGAACCTCCTCCACTGGGACAAGTACCAAAG GCAAAAGGCGTACATGCAGAAGCAGCACACCAACTCTAAGGAGCCTCTTGAGAGACATCTCTTCCACGGGACAACCAAAGAGCCCTCAGAGGACATCTGCCACAACAACTTCGACCCCCGCATGGCCGGGGTCCACGGAACGTCTCAGGGTTTTGGTTCCTACTTCGCCACCACCGCTTCCTTCTCCCACAAGTACACAGCCAGGGAGGGGCCAGATAAGGTTCGCCACATGTTCCTAGCCAAAGTCCTGGTGGGGAAGACGTGTCTCGGAAGGTTCAACTACCGCAGGCCGCCGCTTAACTCCAAGATGAGGCAGTTCTATCTCTACGACAGCTGCGTGGACAACATGGACAAACCCACTATGTTTGTAGTTTTTGATAGCTGTCAGTGCTACCCATACTACCTCATCAAGTACAAAGACCTGCCCCAAGAGATTGATATTTGA
- the LOC120553300 gene encoding protein mono-ADP-ribosyltransferase TIPARP-like isoform X1 — MPNKRTKRKLADSEPPSKSSKVTFLSPSLILLEIPADTNTSLPVWEAMRSQQVDIAWTVNPYSISVHLTPVSSTQGKITTSRKSESTSSVAQTIVPSTRILQPQMVIQFITQQHGATQNSCVLLTLSQNGTHLLPSPPGQPLKIPPNPTPATAVIVSLPLIITQQQPPHQPGTSTKRQILPATQSPTATPTKQRAPSKVPVPSLFHTRSSPDIQVCDRFLLGLCSAGKRCKMHHTPYPFHWQLWCVTTHQWIDIPSRSQVLLERNYCNVDQKLIYFKDGLVLYTLVFDSMKLNNSFHYGGVRRLTNSDSLVKNPYFASKWKIYWWNNLEWEEYNKDVSTSLLKKMSEKEPECSFYIGSQQYKVDLATMTQSNVTTGFQRKVRCRPIYCSPKSMQPYLQTGIQPVSTEPVGDPPGENFSVDPLQEFSSWYPPVWCLASEQDYSLVDLPAGTQAYRSIENLFNESLPETKVDIISIEQIQNLLHWDKYQRQKAYMQKQHTNSKEPLERHLFHGTTKEPSEDICHNNFDPRMAGVHGTSQGFGSYFATTASFSHKYTAREGPDKVRHMFLAKVLVGKTCLGRFNYRRPPLNSKMRQFYLYDSCVDNMDKPTMFVVFDSCQCYPYYLIKYKDLPQEIDI, encoded by the exons ATGCCTAACAAAAGAACAAAGAGAAAGTTGGCAGACTCAGAGCCGCCGTCCAAATCGTCCAAAGTCACCTTCCTGAGCCCATCTCTTATCCTGCTGGAAATCCCCGCTGACACCAACACCAGCCTCCCAGTGTGGGAGGCCATGAGATCCCAGCAGGTTGACATCGCCTGGACCGTTAACCCTTACAGCATCAGTGTTCACTTAACCCCTGTGAGCTCTACGCAAGGGAAGATTACAACTTCCAGAAAAAGTGAAAGCACATCCAGTGTGGCGCAGACCATAGTGCCTTCCACCAGGATCCTGCAACCTCAGATGGTCATCCAGTTCATCACTCAGCAGCATGGCGCCACTCAGAACTCCTGTGTCCTGCTCACCCTTTCCCAAAACGGCACCCATTTGCTGCCGAGCCCACCAGGTCAACCACTGAAAATACCTCCAAACCCTACACCAGCCACTGCCGTCATCGTTTCCCTGCCTCTCATCATCACCCAACAACAGCCTCCCCATCAGCCTGGCACCTCTACCAAGAGACAGATCCTACCCGCCACCCAGAGCCCAACAGCCACTCCCACCAAGCAGCGAGCCCCGTCCAAAGTGCCTGTCCCCTCTCTGTTTCACACGAGGAGCTCCCCTGACATCCAGGTCTGTGACAGATTCCTCCTGGGTTTGTGTAGCGCAGGGAAAAGGTGTAAGATGCACCACACTCCCTACCCGTTTCACTGGCAGCTGTGGTGTGTGACCACCCACCAGTGGATCGACATCCCCTCTCGCTCTCAGGTCTTACTGGAGAGGAACTACTGCAATGTCGACCAAAAGCTCATTTACTTCAAGGATGG GCTTGTCCTCTACACTCTTGTCTTTGACTCGATGAAGTTGAACAACTCATTTCACTATGGTGGGGTTAGACGACTGACTAACTCTGACAGTCTGGTCAAGAACCCTTACTTTGCCAGCAAATGGAAAATCTACTGGTGGAACAACCTGGAATGGGAAGAGTACAACAAG GATGTGTCAACCTCGCTCCTAAAGAAGATGAGCGAAAAGGAGCCCGAGTGTTCCTTCTACATTGGCTCACAGCAGTACAAGGTGGACCTCGCCACCATGACCCAGTCCAACGTCACCACGGGGTTCCAGAGAAAAGTTCGCTGCAGACCCATCTACTGCTCCCCCAAATCCATGCAGCCTTACCTGCA GACAGGAATCCAGCCTGTCTCCACCGAGCCTGTCGGTGATCCTCCAGGTGAAAACTTCAGCGTGGACCCTCTGCAGGAGTTCAGCTCCTGGTATCCTCCAGTGTGGTGTCTGGCCTCGGAGCAGGACTACAGCCTAGTGGACCTTCCGGCTGGCACACAGGCCTACCGGAGTATTGAAAACCTCTTCAATGAGAGTCTGCCTGAGACCAAGGTGGACATCATCAGCATCGAGCAGATCCAGAACCTCCTCCACTGGGACAAGTACCAAAG GCAAAAGGCGTACATGCAGAAGCAGCACACCAACTCTAAGGAGCCTCTTGAGAGACATCTCTTCCACGGGACAACCAAAGAGCCCTCAGAGGACATCTGCCACAACAACTTCGACCCCCGCATGGCCGGGGTCCACGGAACGTCTCAGGGTTTTGGTTCCTACTTCGCCACCACCGCTTCCTTCTCCCACAAGTACACAGCCAGGGAGGGGCCAGATAAGGTTCGCCACATGTTCCTAGCCAAAGTCCTGGTGGGGAAGACGTGTCTCGGAAGGTTCAACTACCGCAGGCCGCCGCTTAACTCCAAGATGAGGCAGTTCTATCTCTACGACAGCTGCGTGGACAACATGGACAAACCCACTATGTTTGTAGTTTTTGATAGCTGTCAGTGCTACCCATACTACCTCATCAAGTACAAAGACCTGCCCCAAGAGATTGATATTTGA